From Paenibacillus sp. FSL H8-0537:
TGCGCCAGCGCTTCAATATAGCCAAGATGAACCGGATCAAAGGCATGCTTTTCCAGCAATCTGTAGATTTCCTCTGCCCACGGCAGCACGTCCTGCTTGCCAGTAGCCCGTACATATTCTGCTAATGCATAAATAACAAATGCCTGCCCATACACTTGCTTTTTCGTCTGAACCGGCTGTCCATCCTTATCAACCATCCAGTACAAACCGCCATGTTCCTGATCGTGAAAATGTTCCCGCAGCGCATCCAGAGCCCGCTCTGCCATTTCCAAATATGGCGCTTCCTTATAAGTGCGGTACGCCGACGAGAAAGACCATAAAATCCGCGCATTCAGCACGAGGCCCTTATCTGCATCTTCCGAAACAGCGCCATCGCTTGCCATATAGCCAATAAATCCGCCATTTTTCTCATCTACCGCATGCTTCATCCAGAAGCCAAGAATTTGTTCGCGCACTTCCTCTGTCAGCGAATTTTGCCACTCGGCGATATCCAGCATATTTTGCGTTCCTGTCACGTTGCTCATTTTTCTTTCGCCTCCCTAGCCTACTGGCTGTCCCTGTCCCTTGGCATAGAAGGAGCGGATGACCGCTGCCGAACGTTTGCCATACATGCAATAATCATCGTTGCGGGAAGCTTCTTTCGTATTGTACAGCTGAGCTGGCCAATCCCACAGCATATAGCCGAGCATCCAATCGCGTTTGGCACAAGCAGCGAACATCGCTTCATAATAACGCTCCTGCTCGATTTCAGACGGTGCGCCTGGAAGCGACCAGTCATTTGGCTTTGCAGCCGAGCCTTCGCGGCTCGGACAGCCTGCCTCCATAAAGAAAAACGGCTTATTCCACTTTGCAATGCCCGCCTCTATGCGATCAAGCTGCTCCTCGAATTGCTCAATCGGGTAATAGCCGCTGGACGAAATAATATCGACGGCATCCCACCAGCCCACTCGCTCTTCCTGATATTTATCGCAGTTGTAAGTAATAGGTCCGCTGTAAAGCGTCCGCACCAAGGCAATTAAATCGCGCCATTCCCGCTCGCGCTTGTCCGTCTGCACCATTTCACAGCCGATGCAGAACATTTCGCAGCCCTCTTCCTCGGCTATCGCTGCATAATAGGCAATGAATTTCCCGTAGGAAGCGAACCACTCGCCCCAGCTCGGTTCTCCTGGCGTATTCTGATCGAAAAAGCCGATATGCGCCCGCCATGTGCCATTCCCCACATTGACTACCGGCTTGAGGCATACTTTAATGCCGTGGCTTTTCGCCTCGCGTATCGCCCAGCGGATTTCCTCATCACTTACTGTCGGCTCGCTCCAATAGGGAATTTCCGTCGATTGCGGCGTTTCTTGAACCGCTGCGAACGCAATGGCCGTCCAGTTTACGTTCAGCTTGGCCATTTCGGCGATGGAGGCCGCCGCCGCAGGTCCTGCCCACGTACCGCGAACTCCCGTCCAGCCCCATGTCATTCCAAAAACCTGCTCATTCCACTGCTGCAAGTATGTTTCCCCCTTCAACTCACGATCCATATATGGTTTGTAATCTGATTATTTGACTGCACCGCTCGTTACTCCGGCAAAAATAAACTTTTGCATCGAGAGGAAAATCGCCACCGTCGGGATGAAAATAATTAAAATGCCTGCGGAAATAACGTTCAACTGGGCGGCATTCGGCCCGACGAAGGCATAAATAGCCGTCGATACAACCTTTAGCTTCTGGCTTGGCATATACAGATAAGGCGTGTAAAAGTCATTGTAAATCGAGATCGTCTTCAAAATAACGAGCGTCGCTGTTGCTGGCCCGAGCAGCGGGAAAATAATCGAGCGATAAATTTTAAACAGCGATGCGCCTTCCATCATTGCGCTTTCATCCAAATCACGCGGAATGCTGTTGACGAATTGCAGATAGATGACGATTTGCAGCACGTCGGCTCCCAAATAAAGAATGATTGGCGCACCCATCGTGTTGTAAAGCGAGAAATATTTAATGACGCTAAATGTAGCGACCTGCGTCGTTACCATAGGAATGACCTGGGCAACGAGGTACATGCCCATAATCCCTTTTTTCAGCTTAAAATCAAACCGGCCCAGCGCGTACGCCACCATCGTGCCGAACATAATGTTGCCCGCTACAGCGATGACCAGAATGATCGCAATATTACGGAAGCCGAGCCCGAGCTTGCCGATGTCGAACACCTTTTGAAAATTATCAAAGTTCAAGAAGTTTGCCGGCAAAGCAAGACCGGATTGATAATACTCGATCTGTGTCTTAAACGCGCCAGTCACAATCGAGTAAAGCGGGAATAAGACGACGAACAGCGCGATAACCAGCGTCACATATTTGAAAATCGTAAATAATGGTGAACCTTCTCTACTCTGCCCCATCGTCTATTCCCCTCCTTTGAACAAAAACTTGCGCTGAATAACGATAAACAGCAGAACCATCATAAGCAGGACAACCGCCATCGCCGAGGCAAGGCCGAAGTTTTGATATTTGAATGCCGTATCCACCGTCTTGATGACGAAGGTTGACGTATCGTTCGCACCTAGCAGCATGACATAAGGAATATCGAAAGCCTCGAGCGCCCCTGTCAGCGTTAAAATAAGCATAAGCTCCAGCACTTTGCGAATGCTTGGCAGCGTTATAAATCTGAACTTCTGCCAGCCTGATGCGCCATCGATTGAGCCCGCTTCATACAAATCGTCAGGAATCGACTGCAAGGCGCCGATGAAAATAACCATATTAAGCCCCATATACTTCCACATAGAAATGAAGGCAAGCGAGAAGTTGACCAAATGCTTATCGCCCAGCCAGCTTTGCTGCCACGATTCAAGTCCAATCGATCCAAGGAGCGTATTTAGCGAGCCGTATTCCACATGGTAAACGTTTTTGAACATAATGACCGTTGCTACGCTGTGCAGCACATATGGCAAAAACAGAATGACTCGAAACCCATTTCGTCCCCGCAGCTTGCTCGTCAATATGACGGCAAAATAGAGCGAGAAGACAACTTGAATTAAACCCCCGATGAAATAATAAGCATTGTTTTTAAGCGCCCCGAATACTTCGGGCTTTGTAAAAATCTCCTTGTAGTTGTCAAGGCCAATAAAATTCATGTCCCAGCCAAGACCGCTCCAATCCGTCAAGCTGTAATACAGCAAAGATACGGCCGGGTAATACGAGAAGGTCAGCGACAGAAGCACGGGAATTGTCAAAAACCCGAACAAAATTAAATATCGCTGCGTTTTGTAAGAGAACTGATGCATAAGGCCACCCTCGCTTTCTTTTAATGAACACCGTTGTTAGCGTTTTCATCATTATAGGAGAAGCTGGCCCCGATTATAATGGTCTTTGTTATGTTTTATTGTCTTCAATTTGGATAACGGGAACCTAACTTTCTTTACCTAACTTTATCGCGATATTCCTTTGGTGTTAGGCCAGCCATTTTTTTAAATACTTTAGTGAAATAAGCGGGATCAGCATACCCTACCCGTTCGCCGACCATATACGTTTTGAGCCCCTGCTCCTGGCGCAGCAGCTGTTTTGCCGCCTCAATCCGCACAGAAATCATATAGTCG
This genomic window contains:
- a CDS encoding 1,4-beta-xylanase yields the protein MTWGWTGVRGTWAGPAAAASIAEMAKLNVNWTAIAFAAVQETPQSTEIPYWSEPTVSDEEIRWAIREAKSHGIKVCLKPVVNVGNGTWRAHIGFFDQNTPGEPSWGEWFASYGKFIAYYAAIAEEEGCEMFCIGCEMVQTDKREREWRDLIALVRTLYSGPITYNCDKYQEERVGWWDAVDIISSSGYYPIEQFEEQLDRIEAGIAKWNKPFFFMEAGCPSREGSAAKPNDWSLPGAPSEIEQERYYEAMFAACAKRDWMLGYMLWDWPAQLYNTKEASRNDDYCMYGKRSAAVIRSFYAKGQGQPVG
- a CDS encoding carbohydrate ABC transporter permease gives rise to the protein MGQSREGSPLFTIFKYVTLVIALFVVLFPLYSIVTGAFKTQIEYYQSGLALPANFLNFDNFQKVFDIGKLGLGFRNIAIILVIAVAGNIMFGTMVAYALGRFDFKLKKGIMGMYLVAQVIPMVTTQVATFSVIKYFSLYNTMGAPIILYLGADVLQIVIYLQFVNSIPRDLDESAMMEGASLFKIYRSIIFPLLGPATATLVILKTISIYNDFYTPYLYMPSQKLKVVSTAIYAFVGPNAAQLNVISAGILIIFIPTVAIFLSMQKFIFAGVTSGAVK
- a CDS encoding sugar ABC transporter permease codes for the protein MHQFSYKTQRYLILFGFLTIPVLLSLTFSYYPAVSLLYYSLTDWSGLGWDMNFIGLDNYKEIFTKPEVFGALKNNAYYFIGGLIQVVFSLYFAVILTSKLRGRNGFRVILFLPYVLHSVATVIMFKNVYHVEYGSLNTLLGSIGLESWQQSWLGDKHLVNFSLAFISMWKYMGLNMVIFIGALQSIPDDLYEAGSIDGASGWQKFRFITLPSIRKVLELMLILTLTGALEAFDIPYVMLLGANDTSTFVIKTVDTAFKYQNFGLASAMAVVLLMMVLLFIVIQRKFLFKGGE